A section of the Callospermophilus lateralis isolate mCalLat2 chromosome 14, mCalLat2.hap1, whole genome shotgun sequence genome encodes:
- the Neurl3 gene encoding E3 ubiquitin-protein ligase NEURL3 has translation MSPPCPTATEAPREALRFHEDTKGAQVHLDALASTACRRATFYDGIVFSQRPVPPGERVALRVLQHEGGWCGGLRVGFTRLDPAHVSAPSLPPFVCPDLEELSPTWAAVLPEGSVLPGNVVCFWVDRRGRLFVKVNAGRRLLLRKDVLLGAPLWAVMDVYGTTKAIQLLDPTASLGPTAMPAVRREEAVPEQEVTPDNECIICFHHAADTCLDPCGHSHFCSSCAQRIFRDTATCPVCRWQIKAIATVWSPRTGEGS, from the exons ATGTCCCCACCCTGCCCCACAGCCACCGAGGCTCCCCGAGAGGCGCTGCGCTTCCACGAGGACACCAAGGGCGCGCAGGTGCATCTGGACGCGCTGGCGAGCACGGCGTGCAGGCGAGCCACCTTCTACGACGGCATCGTGTTCAGCCAGCGGCCGGTGCCCCCCGGAGAGCGTGTGGCACTGCGCGTGCTGCAGCATGAGGGCGGCTGGTGCGGTGGCCTCCGCGTGGGCTTCACGCGACTGGACCCTGCGCACGTGTCCGCGCCCAGCCTGCCGCCCTTCGTGTGCCCGGACTTGGAGGAGCTGAGCCCGACGTGGGCCGCGGTGCTGCCCGAAGGCAGCGTGCTCCCGGGGAATGTGGTCTGCTTCTGGGTGGACCGCCGGGGCCGGCTCTTTGTCAAGGTCAACGCAGGCCGCCGGCTCCTTCTGCGGAAAGACGTGCTCCTGGGCGCGCCGCTCTGGGCGGTGATGGACGTGTACGGCACCACCAAAGCCATCCAGCTGCTGG ACCCCACAGCCAGCCTGGGTCCCACCGCCATGCCGGCCGTCCGCAGGGAGGAGGCTGTGCCTGAGCAGGAAG TCACACCGGACAACGAGTGCATCATCTGCTTCCACCATGCTGCCGACACCTGTCTTGACCCCTGTGGCCACTCACACTTCTGCAGCTCCTGTGCCCAGCGGATCTTCAGGGATACCGCCACGTGTCCTGTGTGTCGCTGGCAGATCAAGGCAATAGCCACAGTGTGGTCACCGAGGACTGGGGAAGGCTCATGA